A genomic segment from Vagococcus zengguangii encodes:
- the phoU gene encoding phosphate signaling complex protein PhoU gives MLRAQFEKDLRQLHDEFHEMGETVSLSVYKAVRAFIKQDNEIAESVIQGDSKINDFEADLEKRGLEMIALQQPVTSDLRLIITVMKAVNDLERIGDHAVSISKAAIRVNNTKPIVEIQEKISDMANDVLKLLDDALHAYTEGDADEAVKIADRDERVNNYFKEIYGMCIKVMKEDSNLVEVGTDYLRVARFLERIGDYVTNICEWIVYLKTGKNVELHSSNDE, from the coding sequence ATGTTAAGAGCTCAATTTGAAAAAGATTTACGTCAATTACATGATGAATTTCATGAAATGGGTGAAACAGTAAGTTTATCAGTGTATAAAGCCGTTCGTGCTTTCATTAAGCAAGATAATGAAATTGCTGAAAGTGTGATTCAAGGTGATTCAAAGATTAATGACTTTGAAGCAGACTTAGAAAAAAGAGGCTTAGAAATGATTGCCTTGCAACAACCTGTAACATCTGATTTACGTTTAATTATTACCGTTATGAAAGCTGTTAACGACTTAGAACGTATTGGAGATCATGCGGTATCAATCTCTAAAGCGGCAATTCGTGTTAATAACACTAAACCAATCGTTGAAATTCAAGAAAAAATTTCTGATATGGCAAATGACGTCTTGAAATTACTTGATGATGCGTTGCATGCTTATACTGAGGGTGATGCAGACGAAGCGGTTAAAATAGCAGATCGTGACGAACGAGTTAACAACTATTTTAAAGAGATTTATGGTATGTGTATTAAAGTCATGAAAGAAGATTCAAACTTAGTTGAAGTTGGAACAGATTACTTAAGAGTGGCTCGATTCTTAGAGCGTATTGGTGATTATGTGACTAATATCTGTGAATGGATTGTTTATCTTAAAACAGGTAAAAATGTAGAATTACATTCTTCAAATGATGAATAA